catattttttatatatgtacaaatggAAAAGTATTTATGGCTATAAAAAAGTGACtaaattcttttgaaaatgacAAAGTAAGATctgtaataattgaaataaaactaCTGTATTTAACTGTAATACAGGAAAACTAACTAAAGTATGTAAAACTTTGAGCATTATATACACCACCAATGCATTAATGCacttaaaaacaatttttctgaATATTAACAGTTTTCTCTATGTTACATATTTAATAcctataaaaattacaaaagatgCATGTTTCAAcaattgaaatttgttttttagtcttataagaataatttatttatccttatactatttttaaacTTTACTTGAAAGtacatttttcattgatttttccaACGAAGGCAGTAAGTCGCAATAAGTATCTACGCATTTTGTTGCACATTTATCAAATTCTTCGCTATACCTATCCACTTCATTTTGCGTTAGATTTGAactcattttatcttttattgtgTCATTGCAGTCCATTACACATCTTTGTAATCGAttctaatgaatataacaCATTAGTACTATGCATTAAGTATTACAATAAgcaatataaagatatatgaaGTTAATGTACAAACCTGTATTCTTACAAATTCATTCTGAACATAATTTTGTGCCTCATTTAACGAGGAACTACAATTTTCTACACAGTTTTGTACTTGTAGTATGCTGTAACTTTCATTATCACAACAAGTAGCCGCACATCTGTGCATATTAccctaaaattaaaaaagatatccattacttttattataatctataaaagtcccatttttattaattattttccatataaacaaatatattttaaattgacaGCATAGTTTTCAGTATTTAACATCATCTTAAAGCACGAGGTCCAAAAACACAAATAAcctaaataaaatctattatcAATTACCTGCATTTTCCTTAAATATGCTTTGTCCATTTCTTCGATCATTCTAGTCATAAGGTCTTCGACCCGTCTTCTTTGTTCAGCgaccattttttattaattttttctaaacatgaacgaaaaaagttataaaatcgGATCGACTTATACGTAACTAATCAATAGGGCACATGGACGTACAAAATGGAACATCTATATATACGCTGGAGAGTAACTACTCTGTACATATGTGaactttagaaaaagaaaggaaagaatagaTTAACATCGgcattttatcttaattatatgCATAACCATATGTATAATGTGAAGAATATCtgttaaacaattttaattattttgttaattaaattcataaataaaatacatgatattattttttactttttattgatatttgaagaaagaatttctaaataaatatatacgtagttATATCGTAGGTGCTTATTCTGTATACTACGTCATTGATACGTTACCATAGAAACGTGTTAACCAATCACTTTTTCTTAAAAAGAGACAGTATACGACGATAATATGCTATTTACTTCTCTGTCTTCTAGAATTTAAAACATTTACTATGAAGCACGCAGTTCATTCTATATGTAGATAATACAGTGTTAGCGCATGTGGCATCATTTATCTAGAGTGCAtactagagagagaaaaagagagagagagagagagagagagagaaagagagagagagagagagagagaaaaagagggagagagagaatagccTTGAGACAACATTGACCTAATTCCATGACAAATTTTATTCGTCCTGTTCACAATTCTAACATACCTAATGTTTTTCAGTTAACacggaaaaaatataaatattagtatatattttattatctcgaGAATACTcatataatacgaataaaaggTAACGGAATAAGTTGGAAAACTGATCCTGGAAAAAAATgcaattggaaaaaaatatacggtAATATCGAAGCATTATTTACATGCAATATAAATgcgaatatttgaatattgaattataattatagatagaGGTCGTTGATATCTAATAAACATTTAAAGTGTTCCGAAATGAATAaggaacatttattattatacgacaAGCATTTGATACGCGTTGAATAGAACGAAGCGAACACAGATAGGCTCAAGTGGCCGAGGGGCATTTGAACTGACGAGATAATGGACCGTTcgtagagaaggagaaagaattaACGATACCAGACAACATATAGTCGCGAGATGATCGTAAATACGATCATTCAATCGCACTTTCTCGTTTCTACGGTTCCTCTGACGCACGCGTGACGTCaaacgaaagaataagaaacgaTTTCAATATACCTTTCCAACCTCATCctttctaaattttttccCCGAACCGAATGATCAAGCACACACTTATAGATTTTTTCCTACCTTCGATGAGACAACAATTTTACCATCGAACTTCCTATTGTTCCTTATCTCTCATCGTTTATCACCTAAAAACAACTCCCTTTTCCGgtaatttgaaataaagaaatctcTGCGATTGTACTAAAAAGTATGGTGAACAATCGACAATCGATGAAGACTTACGAAGCGcgcgtaaattaaaaaagaggaTGCCCCGATTTCAATGCGTCAAGGAAGAAGCGACGAATCATagacgaattaattaaaacgagaGATGATATAAAGTGATCTATGACAACgatcgtatgatatatttacgAAACTACGTTTCTACAAACTCTTTTTAAAGTGAAATAACATGAACGTGTTACTATGAGCGATAAACTACTCTGTCGAAAGACGTTGTGTTGTATTCGAAGAACTCGTCTGAGACTGACAATAACaggaacaaataaaagaagggacaggaaagaaagagactcTAGAAGAGGGTTACTTTTCTCTTCAAGGAGATTCCTTCAAAGAATAGAGTGGGGACGATTGCTGAGCGCGAACGAACGCATGTATCGAACAACTATCGGGCATACTCCCGTCCGAGTTTCGTGTTTCTCAACGCGACATGGCGTCGAGTTGGATTCTCGATATGTAGCGTCGAGATCGTCCTTGGAAAGTATTCAATTTAAAGTTTAATATATCCGATACGACATGCATACTACGGCCCATCGTACCGAATGGAAGGGCACGCGTTAAAGGAGAGACAAGTGCGAGGTAACAATTGTTTTGTGAAACAAATTGTATCGATCAACGatcaaaaatcatttattcctcgtttacattgttattacgCGCTGGAACACGTCGCGATTCTTTGACCACCATTCCGCTGGATCATATCGTTGAATATTTACGTGTAATACGGCAGATACAGCTACCAGAACAGCCACCAGCCACTGAATGGGGTCACCGTGATGAAGTCGAAGAATCTTccacaaaaagaaaatgataccACCAATGATGATACTACGGAAGCAAATGAAAGGTACGACAAATTTGATACGATAAGGATGCCGGTCGTACGTGTCTTGAGTAAAAGTCCTCCAAACGACGAGGGCATTGAGCCCGATACGGAACGAAGAAGAGGATCGGTAGCTCGATGCTGGAGTCTCGATTCTACCTTGCCGAGTGATGACGATACATCGAATAGTGTTTATCAGCATAATCGACACAAACTAAGGGTCACGAGATGTTACAGTTCTGATAGTGCTGTATTGAGTGATGAGGATCAAGGAAAAGGTGATTTACTTAGATAAATTccagaaaaaaatacaagtgAAAATAGAAAACCAAGGGAATTTGATTATCCCATCATATTAATCATGTTCAATCtttgatcttttatttttaattttactttttatatttctttccaatatatatttatttacttttagatGTCAGAACTATCAATTAATggaataaaagattatttgttcttttacaGGATGGGATTGTTTTAATGTGGTAGAAAGTAGCGAATGTGAATCTACTGAAGGACGACCAAGATATTGGAGAACACCAAGTGTGGTTGTTAGCGATTATTCGGATTATTCTTACTTAGATGAAAACTTTGAGAGAACCAATCTTGATGTCGAAAAATACGATGGAACGAGTGGCAGTCCAAGTCAAGCCAGTAGTTGTTCTTGTCTGGATTGTGATGAGATTCAAGaatctttaaatttaaaattcctTCAAGTTTGTCGTCTTCGTCGACATTCTGATTCCTGTTGTTTGTGCCTAGGGCAATCAAATACCACTTCTATGAggtacttttatatattatgatatattaggttttacttaaatatttgcatatatccatataaaaataacaaacaaaaattttacttGTTTCAGGAATCTACATGAAGCTGGGAACAGAAGAAATTCATGTGTGGAGACTACTGGTCCATATTACAGTAAATTTGATTCTCCAGTTCTTGAATATACAGATGATAATCCTTCTGAACTAAAAGACCAATCAAAAGTTGAATTATTAGATGTTCCATTTGTACGTAAAGTATCAGACTGTTCAACTACCTCCAGTTTAAGTGGAGATGACTGTGATATCTCTGAAGAACTTCAACCAGTTAAGTCTTTACGAGTAAGTATAGTTAACTATAAATATAGTTGAAGATGTACACTCTGATcgcattttttcatattagttatatccattttaatataattatgtatttgtTATAGACATCTGGTtggaaaaaattgagaaatgtTGTACACTGGGCTCcattctttcaaatatataagaaacaaCGATATCCATGGgtaagtattatattaatataatacaaatatcctataagaataaatataatataatttcacatattaaatatttatttcataatcttTCATTTAGGTACAATTAGCTGGACATCAAGGAAACTTTCGTGCTGGGCCTACACCAGGAACTATCTTAAAGAGATACTGCTCACAGGAAGAAGCTTGTTTCCGTTTACTAATGCGCGATATTCTGAGACCATATGTACCTGAATTTAAAGGAGTTTTGGATATTCGAGAATCTGAAGAAGAAAACTGTGAAGATTCTGAGTCAAAAACCAAGAATaaagatgaagataaaaaaatagaaaagggatCTATTGTTTGTTCATATATGCAACTTCAAGATCTTTTGGGAGAATTTGAACAACCTTGTGTGATGGATTGTAAAGTCGGAATACGAACATATCTTGAATCTGAATTGGCAAAAGCCAAAGAAAGACCTAAGGTACCATAGGATACAATATAACGAATactgtataaaataataataataataataataataataataataataataataataataataataataataataataacaacaataataataaacgtgatGAACTTACACAGAAAGGAAGACGTTATGTTTTATGTACAGTagaatttttgtataattttttgttatgtAGCTACGGAAAGACATGTATGAGAAAATGGTACAAATTGATCCCACTGCACCAAATGTCGAAGAACATCGATTACAGGGTGTCACAAAGCCGAGATATATGGTCTGGCGAGAAACAATTTCTAGTACGGCTACACTCGGATTTCGAGTTGAAGGTATAAAATTAGCAAATGGTGGATCttcaaaagattttaaaaCAACTAAAACTCGTGAACAGGTTTGCAATTATATACTAGCTAATCAATcgtgtttaaataaaaaagtattaaatatgacaacaaaaatacatattataatctaAAGTTTTACCTTAGGTTACAGAAGCTCTTAAGCGTTTTGTTGAAGGTTATGTACACGTAGTTCCAAAATATTTACAACGCCTTAAAGCTATACGAACGACGCTAAAGGCATCCCCATTTTTTGCTTCACATGAAGTTGTTGGTTCGAGCTTATTGTTTGTACACGACGTTACAAGTGCCGGTATATGGATGATTGACTTCGCAAAAACATTGCCTCTACCACAACATTTATCTGAAATTCGTCACGACGTTGAATGGCAAGTGGGAAGTCACGAAGACGGTTATTTAATAGGTGTCAATAATCTCATTGACATAttcgaagaaataagaagttctcaaatataacaaagtttattttaatacGCTAAGTGTAATAATGTGAGCATTTTGTTAATTTACCTGTTACAGCTGTTTGCTTTAACAGATACACTTAGCTTATGACTTCCTGTTATGcaatttaatgttattagtatatgtgtatttatctatgtaataTGGTAAGAACACATTGACTGTCTCTAATGATATCCTTGAGAAAAGGGTGAACCAAAGACGCGGTAGCTTGTGCTGCCTAGGTGTTCTAaatagtattttctttttttttttttctatcaaaggCGAAAACTTGTAAAAAGATaacttaatattttcttacatGTAAGTTTATTTATACTTAACACTACATATTTTCAAAACACAAGAGCAAATAGTGCTTTGTATTCAAATTATATCATGCATTTGTAAATACTCCATACATAATACAAATTTCgcgtattttttcatttatgcaTCATATATTATCCATCGCCTCATTCCTATTCGTATAGAGCTATTGTTCTGTTGTGTTGCCCGAAAGTTTTGGAATTTCTGTGTGTTCAACATTTTCtgttgtatatattaaatacgatGCAACAATGAAGTGCTACATACTTTAACTAGGGTTTTACAAGTAAATCATACGAGATTTAGACCTGTAATAGTTTTAAAGTATTCAAAATATAAACGGCCAAAACAATGAagtagtatataataaaacaaaccATATTAATTTTGTCAAGGTGTGCTATGTGAATTGTTCTTTGATGGTTGTGTTTGAGcaggttgttgttgttgttgttgttgttgttgttgttgttgttgttgctgctgctgctgctgttgttgttgttgttgctgttgattTACTGTCGATTGAGTCGAAGAGATCGTTGTCGGCGCGATAACCCTAGCATAAACTGCAGCGCCTGTTGTCTTCAGTCCTGTAGGCGTTGGTATCACCTTGAGACCATGTAACGTTTTAATATTTAGCAACTGACTTGGTAGAATTATTGGTTGCTGTTgactttgttgttgttgtggaTTCTGCTGTTTTCCAAGAACTACATTTCCACTCCCACTTACTCCAACGCCAACACTTTTATTTCCACTTGCCAGGACAATAGGTTTTCCAGCAATTTGTGCTGTGACCATTCTGACTGTTTGAGTTTGAGGCGACTGAGATTGTTGATGTGTACTAGCAATAATTTTCGATTGTGCCGAAGATGTTTGATTCTGTGACACCACCTAATTTGACAAATAGAACGTCCAGATAAATGTAAGTACattatgtacatgtatacgtaatgcgttttacaattatttacagtattttataaaaatacctGGTACTGAGTTTGTATGACTTGTTTGCCTTGTCTATTTACTTGGTTAGTATGAGTAGCATTGGTTGCTAGTTTTAATCCCTTTTGTGCAAGTAAACTTTCTACAGAGATAAGTTGTCCTCCACCTGTACTAGTTAAAACCTTCGccaatattttttgttgttgttgctgttgctgttgtgaTTGATGCGGAGATTGTTGTATTTGTACAGCTATCGGTTTACCGCTGATTTGTGCAATTATACGTTGCATTCCTGATGTCTGTATCTGTTGTTGGTTAGTTACGACTCTTTGtagttgttgctgttgctgctgttgttgttgctgctgctgttgctgttgttgctgttgttgttgctgttgttgttgttgttgttgctgttgctgctgctgctgctgctgctgctgctaatAGTACAAAAGGTTGATATTAATGTAGAGTTAAGAAAAGTGTTTCTATAAGTagatcaattcttttttaattttacctttaattgttgttgttgtaattgttgagACTGATTATTGGATGGAGATGATTGTTTAATGAATATCGTTTGACCTTGAAGACCATGTCCTGTGAgtaatgattttatttgtcCTGAACTGACTAATTTTATTTGAGATGCCAGTAATGTTTTACCAGGCAATACGTGTGGTTGTTGAGATTGTTGTTTTATATTAGAAGTTTGCAAAATACTTTTCCCAGTTTGACTCGTTACTACAgtttgttgctgttgttgacTTTGAACTTTAGCATTAGGAAATATTGTTGCTAAGTTTGTGGTAGTGCTTCCTATACAAGAACTAGTACTTGTTGAAGTAGGTTGAGCAGAATGAAGTACAGAATGCCCTGACAATCTTATAGTTTGCAGTCCCGCAGATGTGGACACTTGTATTTGATGATGAGGAAAATGCTGTTGACTTGATTGCAATAAACTTTGTGCTGCGTTAGTTTTTACTACAGCCACAGGTTTCCCTCCTATATTAGTTACTTTTTTAATTGCATTTGACGTTGTTAAAGTTTTAACTTcagaaacgatattatttctttctatgttAGCTGTCGTAGTTAATGTAGAAGAGCTTGGAAGTGTAGTTACAGAAATGGTAGTACCAGTAGCGGTAGAAATGGCTGATGTTGGTGCATtaattgttgttactgttgttgtaTTAACAACCGATTGTTCGGAAGAAGTTGGATGATCAACAGTAATTTTTTCGTCAGTTTTACGTTGCTCTTTTCTATAATAACGCGTAAAAATTAGATTATCGTGGCTTATTATATTTtggctttttatttttatagattttttatatgttatatttaccGAGTTATAACTGGTTGTACCACAGTAACAGcgcgtctttcttttttgggTGTAGTTTCTTTGCTGCTATTAGGAGATTGTTCCTTATGTACAATGGGTTTAATAGATggttgtaataatttatttcgtgACGTATttcctacattttttttattttttgctacACCTTGTAGCTGTTGATGATACATTTCtaaaatatcgtttaaaagtataattagttatgaaataatatgtattatatatacataatatgtaaGTATGAAATAATGAGAGAATGTAAGTACATACCAAATTCCGATTCTGAACGAGCTCTATGAAGATATAGCCACTCTTTTCGCCGAGGGTAATATCTAACGCATGGATCTGTTTCATAATGCAATCTGTCCAAAGCACCTGACACAACTGAATGTAAATACCCTTCTTTGTCATCGCTCTCGCCTTGTTCTCTTATGTATTGAGAATCTTTTAATAACTGACATATGTCAGCACGAGTTCCTTCACCATTTGGTAATCGAGCTGTAGCATCTCTGACCAACGCTAAGATTGTTACAAAATTTGGTCGATCGGCTACTAATAAAGAATGCCCTCGTGGTTTAGTTAATCCAGATcctattgtttaaaaaatgttaaatataacgaaaaaagatcatttcagaaataaaaatgattttaattattaattgagaACGCACCAACATTATGTTGATAAATGCCTTTGACAGGTCCTACTACAGATGCATATCCATGCATGCGATAAGTAAATGCTTTATGAGGTGCTGCATAACGCATTCGTTCTTGCCTTCTAAATTCTTCACGTTCTTCGATTGTAGACGGTCGGACTTTCCATTCTGTAGGCCATAATGCTCGTGGTGGTTCCCATTCTGTAATAGATCCAAGAGAACTCGTATCGATATTGATTGATTCTACTGCAGGGCTTCCACTTCTAGTGTTTCCATTGGTTGTACTGTttccattgttattattattattacttgacGTCGATAATTGTGATATTTGTTTTACAGAAACTACACCAGATGAAATATAAGATGGCCCCAATGAATccctgataaaaaaaaatgtatatatattatatatatatacattctatatatatatatagaaaagaacataaaaaaatagtaaatatttttgtataaagaAACTTTTAGGTACCTATGCATTAAAAATCTTGTACACAAATCTAATAAACGAGAATCCGAATCCCTGCCTGCACCAATCCAAGCATACACACCACTGCCTTTATTTTCTAAGTAGGGAACAAGTTCTTGTTCCCGTTCCTGTGATTGTTCCAATTCCTGAGAATATGTTAATTCACCAGCAAGAAATCCCAAAGCTAATGGAACTAACGATGGCCATGAAGATGCTAAAGAATACCTACacaaatatgtacataaaattgttcaaaatatttaaatagttattaatatatattattgtatttttaaattacatgTTTTTCCATACCAGTCATTTAGTGGTGAAATTGGATTGCCTTGCCATTGTGTAATAGCGTCCTTTATTTCTCCAGTACTCATTCTAAATTCTCCTTTAGAAGTGAAAGCATCTCtcagcaaagaaaaaaatgatgcaTGAGTTTCTTGCATAAGTTCTGCTCCACTATTAACATCAATAGTATCTTCTCCACTAGGTAcagaaatttctttatctctcatagccataacattttcattctcacatcttaaatagaaaaaagaaatgtactgaagattttgtttctttatctgAGGTAATAAGATATTATTGCAAGATATCTTTAACTTACTTCACATCATCAAGAATATCAATACCATCATCAAGTTGAATTGGTATTTGCATCATATCGATACTGCCTAAATCAAgttcttttttgtcattttcctcatcttcttctgtttctggCATAACATCATCATTTGTGCCTGTATTAATCTCCGTTTTTATATCATCAAAATccatttcttctacttcttttttaatttctaatgtgCTTGGAATAGATTTATTACTCCTAGGAGTAACTGGGCTCCtacgtaaaaaaagataaacataagaataaataataattataagaaatctaaaatttgttaattttaagtcatacatttttttctttgatacttGATGTATGTCATATACATCTATAGGTTCAGACTTTATGGGCGTCAGCTTGTGATCTATGTCCACTGCATTAGAATGTCTATTATCGTCTGTTGTATGAGAATAGTCACTGTTATCACTTTCATGTTTTGtagaatttgaatttattaattttggtGCAGGTGGACAAAGTGTAGACTGTTCTAGTTTAATGCGTTTCTTAGCAGGAGTTATTCTTATAGAGGTATTAATTGAAAGCTTGTGCTTTTGGCCAGTCTGTGCTCTTTGAGTTAAGTCGGCAAGAGCAATGCCCTGAGTATTTAATTCAGGATGAAtctgaaaagaaacgaaaaataaagatattgcaaatttcataatttaattaatacactAATAATATTCCAAGTTTTACATACATCATGATGtgctcttctctttttatgagCTATTAACATTGCACGATATGCTTCTTCTGTTTGTTCACGAACAAATAACGATCTATTCGATGCGTAATCTGTTCGTTGGAACGTCGAAAATACAGGCCGAATTGTTTCATCTTCTTGATTGATCTGCAACCCTCTAATTGATAATCCTTGAAGACTCATGGTGGAgcgctttttcttcttttgtttagTTCCAGATagttgataatataaataattttcttcattttcagaTGTTGTGTCAGGTGCTAACCTTGCACTAGCTCCCAGTTCAGTCCTCAGGATACTCAGTTCCTCCAAATAGCGTAGCTGGGTTTTCTCTTCAACTATCAGTTGATTGCTTGTTAGTATTGTCTCCGGGAAGTTACTATATACTTCTCTGCCAAAAGGCTGAAGTGTGGGGCAAATGTAAACAGCCAGAAAAATTTTAGTATTTATCATAAGAGTAGTCACTTACCCATTGCTGGCTTTGGTTTCTTCCAATGAAATTTAGACATTGTTCGATGTACAGGCTGGCTAAAACCCTGTTTATATGCATTAGATAATAAACTCTCTCGTGATTTAAGTAACTGATTGGCAAGCTCGTATGATCTTTTGCGTTCTTCAAACAACAGTCTTTTTTGTTGTGCTTTATGTAGCAAACTGCGCATTCGTTTGATATCTGGTCTATAATAACCAGCTAAAAGGTGTTTATGAAATGCATCCAGTGTTGCAACTCCAaatctaatttaattaatttaattaataaaaaagtgtTTACAAGTATTACatgtaaaaatttaaacaTCAAATTACCTATGATC
This is a stretch of genomic DNA from Vespa crabro chromosome 3, iyVesCrab1.2, whole genome shotgun sequence. It encodes these proteins:
- the LOC124422911 gene encoding nuclear factor related to kappa-B-binding protein-like isoform X2: MEVDDCSAGGDTGGEEDEDEASTHGSVSNSSSSGMSGSSTSTDSGEDSGEERDSSDTDSHSSADEDDDENENTEYSVKAESSDALRWETCVAANIRLKLPQDLCEDSAIFKELLDYPYFWNECLSENQRESLYSFLPTFPKDCDIEAEMERTLQMLFDREDHRFGVATLDAFHKHLLAGYYRPDIKRMRSLLHKAQQKRLLFEERKRSYELANQLLKSRESLLSNAYKQGFSQPVHRTMSKFHWKKPKPAMVEEKTQLRYLEELSILRTELGASARLAPDTTSENEENYLYYQLSGTKQKKKKRSTMSLQGLSIRGLQINQEDETIRPVFSTFQRTDYASNRSLFVREQTEEAYRAMLIAHKKRRAHHDIHPELNTQGIALADLTQRAQTGQKHKLSINTSIRITPAKKRIKLEQSTLCPPAPKLINSNSTKHESDNSDYSHTTDDNRHSNAVDIDHKLTPIKSEPIDVYDIHQVSKKKMSPVTPRSNKSIPSTLEIKKEVEEMDFDDIKTEINTGTNDDVMPETEEDEENDKKELDLGSIDMMQIPIQLDDGIDILDDVKCENENVMAMRDKEISVPSGEDTIDVNSGAELMQETHASFFSLLRDAFTSKGEFRMSTGEIKDAITQWQGNPISPLNDWYSLASSWPSLVPLALGFLAGELTYSQELEQSQEREQELVPYLENKGSGVYAWIGAGRDSDSRLLDLCTRFLMHRDSLGPSYISSGVVSVKQISQLSTSSNNNNNNGNSTTNGNTRSGSPAVESINIDTSSLGSITEWEPPRALWPTEWKVRPSTIEEREEFRRQERMRYAAPHKAFTYRMHGYASVVGPVKGIYQHNVGSGLTKPRGHSLLVADRPNFVTILALVRDATARLPNGEGTRADICQLLKDSQYIREQGESDDKEGYLHSVVSGALDRLHYETDPCVRYYPRRKEWLYLHRARSESEFEMYHQQLQGVAKNKKNVGNTSRNKLLQPSIKPIVHKEQSPNSSKETTPKKERRAVTVVQPVITRKEQRKTDEKITVDHPTSSEQSVVNTTTVTTINAPTSAISTATGTTISVTTLPSSSTLTTTANIERNNIVSEVKTLTTSNAIKKVTNIGGKPVAVVKTNAAQSLLQSSQQHFPHHQIQVSTSAGLQTIRLSGHSVLHSAQPTSTSTSSCIGSTTTNLATIFPNAKVQSQQQQQTVVTSQTGKSILQTSNIKQQSQQPHVLPGKTLLASQIKLVSSGQIKSLLTGHGLQGQTIFIKQSSPSNNQSQQLQQQQLKQQQQQQQQQQQQQQQQQQQQQQQQQQQQQQQQQQQQLQRVVTNQQQIQTSGMQRIIAQISGKPIAVQIQQSPHQSQQQQQQQQKILAKVLTSTGGGQLISVESLLAQKGLKLATNATHTNQVNRQGKQVIQTQYQVVSQNQTSSAQSKIIASTHQQSQSPQTQTVRMVTAQIAGKPIVLASGNKSVGVGVSGSGNVVLGKQQNPQQQQSQQQPIILPSQLLNIKTLHGLKVIPTPTGLKTTGAAVYARVIAPTTISSTQSTVNQQQQQQQQQQQQQQQQQQQQQQQQQQPAQTQPSKNNSHSTP
- the LOC124422911 gene encoding nuclear factor related to kappa-B-binding protein-like isoform X4, with product MEVDDCSAGGDTGGEEDEDEASTHGSVSNSSSSGMSGSSTSTDSGEDSGEERDSSDTDSHSSADEDDDENENTEYSVKAESSDALRWETCVAANIRLKLPQDLCEDSAIFKELLDYPYFWNECLSENQRESLYSFLPTFPKDCDIEAEMERTLQMLFDREDHRFGVATLDAFHKHLLAGYYRPDIKRMRSLLHKAQQKRLLFEERKRSYELANQLLKSRESLLSNAYKQGFSQPVHRTMSKFHWKKPKPAMVEEKTQLRYLEELSILRTELGASARLAPDTTSENEENYLYYQLSGTKQKKKKRSTMSLQGLSIRGLQINQEDETIRPVFSTFQRTDYASNRSLFVREQTEEAYRAMLIAHKKRRAHHDIHPELNTQGIALADLTQRAQTGQKHKLSINTSIRITPAKKRIKLEQSTLCPPAPKLINSNSTKHESDNSDYSHTTDDNRHSNAVDIDHKLTPIKSEPIDVYDIHQVSKKKMSPVTPRSNKSIPSTLEIKKEVEEMDFDDIKTEINTGTNDDVMPETEEDEENDKKELDLGSIDMMQIPIQLDDGIDILDDVKCENENVMAMRDKEISVPSGEDTIDVNSGAELMQETHASFFSLLRDAFTSKGEFRMSTGEIKDAITQWQGNPISPLNDWYSLASSWPSLVPLALGFLAGELTYSQELEQSQEREQELVPYLENKGSGVYAWIGAGRDSDSRLLDLCTRFLMHRDSLGPSYISSGVVSVKQISQLSTSSNNNNNNGNSTTNGNTRSGSPAVESINIDTSSLGSITEWEPPRALWPTEWKVRPSTIEEREEFRRQERMRYAAPHKAFTYRMHGYASVVGPVKGIYQHNVGSGLTKPRGHSLLVADRPNFVTILALVRDATARLPNGEGTRADICQLLKDSQYIREQGESDDKEGYLHSVVSGALDRLHYETDPCVRYYPRRKEWLYLHRARSESEFEMYHQQLQGVAKNKKNVGNTSRNKLLQPSIKPIVHKEQSPNSSKETTPKKERRAVTVVQPVITRKEQRKTDEKITVDHPTSSEQSVVNTTTVTTINAPTSAISTATGTTISVTTLPSSSTLTTTANIERNNIVSEVKTLTTSNAIKKVTNIGGKPVAVVKTNAAQSLLQSSQQHFPHHQIQVSTSAGLQTIRLSGHSVLHSAQPTSTSTSSCIGSTTTNLATIFPNAKVQSQQQQQTVVTSQTGKSILQTSNIKQQSQQPHVLPGKTLLASQIKLVSSGQIKSLLTGHGLQGQTIFIKQSSPSNNQSQQLQQQQLKQQQQQQQQQQQQQQQQQQQQQQQQQQQQQQQQQQLQRVVTNQQQIQTSGMQRIIAQISGKPIAVQIQQSPHQSQQQQQQQQKILAKVLTSTGGGQLISVESLLAQKGLKLATNATHTNQVNRQGKQVIQTQYQVVSQNQTSSAQSKIIASTHQQSQSPQTQTVRMVTAQIAGKPIVLASGNKSVGVGVSGSGNVVLGKQQNPQQQQSQQQPIILPSQLLNIKTLHGLKVIPTPTGLKTTGAAVYARVIAPTTISSTQSTVNQQQQQQQQQQQQQQQQQQQQQQQQQQPAQTQPSKNNSHSTP